In Plasmodium gaboni strain SY75 chromosome 11, whole genome shotgun sequence, the following proteins share a genomic window:
- a CDS encoding calcium-dependent protein kinase 7, producing MGLQTEKDKEKEHQKNNFKICSKKFETDELEVLKKIYKELGSRSGSSYIDKETFLQFFPLPGLWGERLFLKFNFKNTGFIDFEEFIIGIAICCRGTKSDKINVLFDIFDLNADGFIQKSEMVAMLSNIPYIHKLKNIFFNKDKRKNMYDDDYMKDDDNADDENGDAIVDSNVGTNSDANVDIDADADVEYNDSDSDDFTIDDDEEVDSLDDISDSFSSVYEDEDEYSNNNNNNNNNIENMNISSDNKNVEENNAGNCSKCIKQKKNKALNANLNNKRNSNGNNNSLNVKELAKKIRKEEKRKFVKKLRELNAVHLYKDNQLSHKKERKKKNKDPNVSTNSPFFKSESEDYNSSSSNNTDAFVHDHIKYINKYKKKSLKNEVKKNGHKYKDATNAYISSTTDSSTSNESNYNISNDEFESCSSNKDHRELCSSDTSDSFISIYGYLIKNRRRKNTKEKDHQSKEKDKKDQDIKGKIKADDNIKRKDKSIDDAKEKEQIKCEAKNRDHKIKEEISEGKENLKHKDVEKNKDGEKEEGKSDEKENEEENKIKKEKCFTRNDINIYKKEKKKEKKMNKLYVNEFCLPSKTARSILNDEENNKPSDKNVDVEAIVDIMLEECEFLDNDKITLIQFKSVIHKYDFFLYIFFNCLHEDIWGLQGNVLYGRDYISNFVIKSENFKNKEIEQDEDDAITEELYFKIRQLFIVQAPDYDCVNDDLCVNFLNTKNVEEDIKEEDDDDEEEDELDKENKKEKDKDKEDKKDGGDKKDNIEKEDEEYIKNNFSKDKNDSSLNKKKLKNENNAKLVSFVSEVKTEEEIIVDKDKIKEYEKDKHDKKNVNSSFESEHEDLKSQFVNMKEKKKKTLKEKDELNNMKEDNKMHKKLQEYDKKSIHNIENENKNKNVIQNVNQNVNQNVNQNVNQNVNQNENSKDNNILKEKNSYEDDKGKPKVINNEINKNVDNFSENVLDLSYDEKLLKLSSNGTNKKKELNNEDNNNNNKNFDESQTIQEFQNDNKKNVVEEENILINQKKSSYNMKEDPINIQVDMKSNINMDIIINRMNDVNGINNEQKKNDIAKRNKHNTNRNEQMNKKDISDNNNNTTIINNNMINLNNDLLNVENTENKNRYECDFNLLTNQLNDIFSKEIVEFIQASKISFNINDVCKERNLQMKKERLQKARRNYLKNNKNNLNISLNYQRQKKYPFNKLFLEELQKDENNKEIKKTEEQVTDISCFEYNQNGVFSNKVEQTKTNTNVLTINNENNEEDIKQNEKDINEQTVEIEKKEDNNTLINKLNKKKSFSGLKLQNIEKMDILEKFGLSYKKSEKISLGCSIFHNKVEEKRASFNKNQDGIEEDIKKGDLNDEKEKKNEVNDEKEKKNEVNDEKVKKNEVNDEKIKKNEVNDEKIKKNEVNDDKAKKNETNDDKAKKNETNDDKTKKNETNDDKTKKNETNNDKINNQKSISDKDSIKKKNSNVSALNKMDSLKKEESSSNDMESSYYSNKKKKKYDLTKKHGKDINLYSCPNCKGPFLMCPNCHCRYPRFCVNDNKIAMECEYCDCEHCYFYNCIYCNFDFQKCLDMIKKNSLKEGILYKIGKHLHQFKARYYILFDNLLYYYDKKRNLKPRGFMFLEGCYVELIAKNDNINKYGFSICHKGTKQVQKRNLYVNTLEERDEWVQALYSSTKQNTLYNLYELHEQLGQGKFSTVYRGINKQTNSEFAIKVIDKRSVSIYEKELLRSEISILRLLRHPNVIYLKEIINTKETLYISMELVKGGELYDFLLAETRLSEIHANKIITQLIKTVAYLHRCGIIHRDIKPENILLTDKSRDAQIKLTDFGLSTLCAPNELLKEPCGTLAYVAPEVITLQGYNHKVDAWSIGIILYLLLSGKLPFPINKNTEMNIQKNYVLNFKDYIWKSISSSAKDLISKLLELNVEKRISANEALEHIWVKNPTAVINENSFIYKNEEINILNLQDVSVSTFNIPRYTPLHIQDEKNTEEVENKEQIFNIHENNIICENNDSIDEPVIPLPYSGAPIKEHINDKKNIHNISSSIEDISINKQENVIYESINKDISNPTKNLSQNTTDQNNENQNEQSNLNTCNNKINEAKRSSTDANSAQINDSANKEHEK from the exons atggGTCTGCAAACAGAAAAGGATAAAGAAAAGGAACaccaaaaaaataattttaaaatatgtagCAAAAAATTTGAAACAGATGAATTAGAAGTCTTAAAAAAG ATATATAAAGAACTAGGTAGTCGATCTGGCTCAAGTTATATTGACAAAGAAACGTTTCTTCAATTTTTTCCTTTACCAGGGTTGTGGGGAGAAagattatttttaaaatttaatttcAAAAATACTGGTTTTATAGATTTTGAAGAGTTTATAATAGGTATAGCAATATGTTGTCGAGGGACAAAGAGTGATAAGATAAATGTATTGTTTGATATATTTGATTTGAATGCAGATGGGTTTATTCAAAAATCTGAGATGGTAGCTATGCTATCTAACATTCcttatattcataaattaaaaaatatattttttaataaagataaaaggaaaaatatGTATGATGATGATTATATGAAGGATGATGATAATGCAGATGATGAAAATGGAGATGCTATTGTAGATTCTAATGTAGGTACTAATTCAGATGCTAATGTAGATATAGATGCAGATGCAGATGTAGAATACAATGATAGTGATAGTGATGATTTTACTATAGATGATGATGAGGAGGTTGATAGTTTGGATGACATCAGCGATTCCTTTAGTAGTGTTTATGAGGATGAAGATGAATATTCAaataacaacaacaataataataataatatagaaaatatgaatataagttcagataataaaaatgtagaAGAGAATAATGCAGGAAATTGTAGTAAATgtataaaacaaaaaaaaaataaagcATTAAATGcaaatttaaataataagagAAATTCCAatggtaataataattcattaaATGTAAAGGAGCTAGCCAAAAAAATACgaaaagaagaaaaaagaaaatttgTAAAAAAGTTGAGAGAATTAAATGCAgtacatttatataaagataatcAATTAAGTcataaaaaagaaagaaaaaagaaaaataaagatCCAAATGTTTCCACGAATTCtcctttttttaaaagtgAAAGTGAAGATTATAATTCTTCATCAAGTAATAATACAGATGCTTTTGTTCAtgatcatataaaatacataaataaatataaaaaaaaaagtttaaaaaatgaagttaaaaaaaatggacACAAATATAAAGATGCAACAAATGCATATATATCCTCAACTACAGATAGTTCTACAAGTAATGAAagtaattataatataagtAATGACGAGTTTGAAAGTTGTAGTTCAAATAAAGATCATAGAGAACTATGTTCTAGCGATACGTCAGATTCATTTATTAGTATATATGGatatttgataaaaaatagaaggagaaaaaatacaaaagAAAAGGACCACCAAAGTAAGGAGaaagataaaaaagatCAAGATATAAAGGGAAAAATAAAAGcagatgataatattaaaaggAAAGATAAATCAATAGATGATGCTAAAGAAAAAGAACAAATAAAGTGCGAGGCAAAAAATAGAGACcacaaaataaaagaagaaatatcagaaggaaaagaaaatttaaaaCACAAAGAtgttgaaaaaaataaagatggagaaaaagaagaaggAAAAAGtgatgaaaaagaaaatgaagaagaaaacaaaataaaaaaagaaaaatgttttacaagaaatgatataaatatatacaaaaaagaaaagaaaaaagaaaaaaaaatgaataaattatatgtaaacGAATTTTGTCTACCATCAAAAACTGCTAGGAGCATCTtaaatgatgaagaaaataataaaccCTCAGATAAAAATGTTGATGTCGAAGCTATCGTTGATATTATGTTAGAAGAATGTGAATTTTTagataatgataaaataacaCTTATACAATTTAAAAGTGTTATTCATAAATAtgatttctttttatatatattttttaattgcTTACATGAAGATATTTGGGGCTTACAAGGAAATGTCTTATATGGTAGAGATTATATAAGTAACTTTGTTATAAAATCtgaaaattttaaaaataaagagaTTGAGCAAGATGAGGATGATGCTATTACAgaagaattatattttaaaataagACAACTTTTTATAGTTCAAGCTCCTGATTATGATTGTGTGAATGATGATCTGTGTGTAAACTTTTTAAATACAAAGAATGTGGAAGAGGACATAAAGGAAgaagatgatgatgatgaagaagaagatGAATTAGATAAAgagaataaaaaagaaaaagataaagATAAAGAGGATAAAAAGGATGGTGGAGATAAAAAGGATAACATAGAAAAGGAGGatgaagaatatataaaaaataattttagTAAGGATAAAAATGACTCATCtctaaataaaaaaaaactaaaaaatgaaaataatgcAAAATTAGTTAGCTTTGTTAGTGAAGTGAAAACAGAAGAAGAAATTATTGTTGACAAAgataaaattaaagaatatgaaaaagatAAGCATGATAAGAAGAATGTTAATAGTTCCTTTGAAAGTGAGCATGAAGATTTGAAGAGCCAATTTGTAAATATgaaagagaaaaaaaagaaaaccttaaaagaaaaagatgaattgaataatatgaagGAGGATAATAAAATGCATAAAAAATTGCAAGAGTATGATAAGAAGAGCATTcataatatagaaaatgaaaataaaaataaaaatgtaattcaaaatgtaaatcaaaatgtaaatcaaaatgtaaatcaaaatgtaaatcaaaatgtaaatcaaaatgaaaattcaaaggataataatatattgaaagaaaaaaattcatatgAAGACGATAAAGGAAAACCTAAggtaataaataatgaaattaataaaaatgtagaTAATTTTTCTGAAAATGTATTGGATTTGTcatatgatgaaaaattGTTAAAATTGTCATCAAATGGtacaaacaaaaaaaaagaattaaacaatgaagataataataataataataaaaattttgatGAATCGCAAACAATTCAAGAATTccaaaatgataataaaaagaatgTTGTTGAAGaggaaaatattttaattaacCAGAAAAAAAGTTCATACAATATGAAAGAAGATCCAATAAATATTCAGGTTGATATGAAAagtaatattaatatggatattattattaatagGATGAATGATGTGAATGGTATTAATAATgaacaaaagaaaaatgatATTGCTAAAAGGAATAAACATAATACAAATAGAAATGAacaaatgaataaaaaagatatttcagataataataataatactactattattaataataatatgattaatttaaataatgatttattaaatgtaGAAAATACAGAAAATAAGAATAGATATGAATGTGATTTCAATTTATTAACAAATCAActtaatgatatattttcaaaagAAATTGTTGAATTTATTCAAGCATCTAAAATTAgttttaatattaatgatgtttgtaaagaaagaaatttacagatgaaaaaagaaagacTTCAGAAAGCTCGTAGaaattatttgaaaaataataagaacaatttaaatatatctttaaattatcaaaggcaaaaaaaatatccatttaataaattattctTAGAAGAATTGCAAAAGGATGAAAACaataaagaaattaaaaaaacagAAGAACAAGTAACTGATATATCATGTTTTGAATATAACCAAAATGGTGTTTTTAGTAACAAAGTAGAACAAACTAAAACAAATACAAATGTCTTaacaataaataatgaaaacaatgaagaagatattaaacaaaatgaaaaagatataaaCGAACAAACCGTagaaatagaaaaaaaagaagataataatactcttattaataaattaaataaaaaaaaaagtttttCAGGATTGaaattacaaaatataGAGAAAATGGATATATTAGAAAAGTTTGGGTTGTCctataaaaaaagtgaAAAAATTAGTCTCGGTTGTTCCATATTTCACAATAAGGTAGAAGAAAAGAGAGCATCTTTTAATAAGAATCAGGATGGAATTGAAGAAGATATAAAGAAAGGAGatttaaatgatgaaaagGAAAAGAAGAATGAAGTTAATGATGAAAAGGAAAAGAAGAATGAAGTTAATGATGAAAAGGTAAAGAAGAATGAAGTTAATGATGAAAAGATAAAGAAGAATGAAGTTAATGATGAAAAGATAAAGAAGAATGAAGTTAATGATGATAAAGCAAAGAAGAACGAAACAAATGATGATAAAGCAAAGAAGAACGAAAcaaatgatgataaaacAAAGAAGAACGAAAcaaatgatgataaaacAAAGAAGAACGAAacaaataatgataaaataaacaatCAAAAAAGTATAAGCGATAAAGACTcaattaaaaagaaaaatagTAATGTAAGTGCATTGAATAAAATGGATAGTcttaaaaaagaagaaagTTCAAGTAATGATATGGAAAGTTCTTATTATTCtaataagaagaaaaagaaatatgatttaacaaaaaaacatggaaaagatataaatttatattcatgTCCTAATTGTAAGGGTCCATTTTTAATGTGCCCCAATTGTCATTGTAGATATCCAAGATTTTGTGTTAATGATAATAAGATAGCAATGGAATGTGAATATTGTGATTGTGAGCATTgctatttttataattgtatatattgTAATTTTGATTTCCAGAAATGTTTAgatatgataaaaaagaattcTCTTAAAGAAggtatattatataaaatagGAAAGCATTTACATCAGTTTAAAGCTAGatattacatattatttgataatttattatattattatgataaaaaaaggaattTAAAACCTAGAGGATTTATGTTTTTAGAAGGATGTTATGTTGAATTAATTGCAAagaatgataatattaataaatatggTTTTTCTATATGTCATAAAGGTACGAAACAAGTACAGAAACgtaatttatatgtaaatacATTAGAAGAAAGAGATGAATGGGTACAAGCTTTATATTCATCTACAAAACaaaatacattatataatttatatgaattacATGAGCAATTAGGTCAAGGTAAATTTTCAACAGTTTATAGAggtataaataaacaaacAAATTCTGAATTTGCCATTAAGGTTATTGATAAAAGATCTGTATctatatatgaaaaagaattattaagAAGTGAAATATCTATATTAAGATTATTAAGACATCCAAATGTTATATActtaaaagaaataattaatacaaaagaaactttatatatatctatgGAATTAGTAAAAGGGGGAgaattatatgattttttattaGCAGAAACAAGATTAAGTGAAATTCATGcaaataaaattataactcaattaataaaaacaGTAGCATATTTACATAGATGTGGTATTATACATAGAGATATTAAACcagaaaatatattacttaCAGATAAATCAAGAGATGCTCAAATAAAATTAACAGATTTTGGTTTGTCAACATTATGTGCTCCtaatgaattattaaaagaacCATGTGGAACCTTAGCATATGTAGCACCAGAAGTTATTACTTTACAAGGTTATAATCATAAAGTAGATGCATGGTCTATTggtattatattatatttattattaagtGGTAAATTACCTTTCCctattaataaaaatactgaaatgaatatacaaaaaaattatgtattaaattttaaagaTTATATATGGAAAAGTATATCTTCATCAGCCAAAGATCTTATATCAAAACTATTAGAATTAAATGtagaaaaaagaatttCAGCAAATGAAGCTTTAGAACATATATGGGTTAAAAACCCCACTGCTgtaataaatgaaaattcttttatatataaaaatgaagaaattaatattttaaatttacAAGATGTTAGTGTTAGTACATTTAATATACCAAGATATACACCTTTACATATTCAAGACGAAAAAAATACAGAAGAGgtagaaaataaagaacaaatttttaatatacatgaaaataatattatatgtgaaaataatgattcCATTGATGAACCTGTTATACCATTACCATATAGTGGTGCCCCAATAAAAGAACatattaatgataaaaaaaatatacataacATATCATCTTCAATAGAAGATATatcaataaataaacaagaaaatgttatatatgaatcaataaataaagatatcTCAAATCCTACCAAAAATTTATCACAAAATACAACGGatcaaaataatgaaaatcAAAATGAGCAAAGCAATCTAAATAcatgtaataataaaattaatgaGGCTAAAAGGAGTTCAACAGATGCAAACTCTGCCCAAATAAATGATAGTGCAAATAAAGAACATGAAAAATAA